From a single Hymenobacter sp. YIM 151500-1 genomic region:
- a CDS encoding arginyl-tRNA--protein transferase, protein MRGDALDFYLSQGYYRMHQDLFTCQFLHLDGAYHTTHWLRLVLGRVQYGKEQLRLLRTNARFATTIKPFALTDELETLYADYRASITFDAPETVEAFLLAGSAHNVFNTQVLEIRDEQRLIAAGIFDLGRRSMAGIMNFYHPDYRKFSLGKYLMLLKIDHALSRQQTHYYPGYVVHDYPKFDYKLFPCPAATEVFDSLLGIWLPFSWEVVAKQSAQLMAALQDEDPTALNLE, encoded by the coding sequence ATCAGGGGCGACGCCCTGGATTTCTACCTGAGCCAGGGCTACTACCGCATGCACCAGGACCTGTTCACCTGCCAGTTTCTGCATCTGGATGGCGCCTACCACACCACGCACTGGCTGCGCCTGGTGCTGGGCCGCGTGCAGTACGGCAAAGAGCAGCTCCGCCTGCTGCGCACCAACGCCCGGTTTGCCACCACCATCAAGCCCTTCGCCCTGACCGACGAGCTGGAAACCCTCTACGCTGACTACCGCGCCAGCATCACCTTCGACGCGCCCGAAACGGTGGAAGCGTTTCTGCTGGCCGGGTCCGCGCACAATGTGTTCAACACCCAGGTGCTCGAAATCCGGGACGAACAGCGGCTGATTGCCGCCGGCATTTTTGACCTGGGCCGGCGCAGCATGGCGGGCATCATGAACTTCTACCACCCCGACTACCGCAAATTCAGCCTGGGTAAGTACCTGATGCTACTGAAGATAGACCACGCTTTGAGCCGGCAGCAGACGCACTACTACCCCGGCTACGTGGTTCACGATTACCCCAAGTTCGACTACAAGCTGTTTCCTTGCCCAGCCGCTACGGAGGTGTTTGACAGCCTGCTGGGCATCTGGCTGCCGTTTTCCTGGGAAGTGGTGGCGAAGCAGTCGGCCCAACTCATGGCTGCCTTGCAGGACGAAGACCCCACGGCGCTCAACCTGGAATAA
- a CDS encoding Ig-like domain-containing protein, whose amino-acid sequence MLLTARTVSSLVAFTAATLLSGCAAISSPEGGARDTKAPELVRSVPANRARNVRGQEVRLEFSEQVQVKDLPKNLIVAPLLREDNPYKLREERNAVSLVFEKPFEPNTTYSFNFGEAISDITESNVARGAVVSFSTGAQLDSGSVRGSVTDLLSGQPAAGAAVVLYPETDTANVRRGRPTYLARTDKQGAFSLQNLKEGRYRLFALADKNQNTRYDEGERIAYLPEPILVRPGLDTLRLRLTRPDARRPLVTTQKPGPTDFQVSYNEGLTQAQLLPLGAATAPPALTEALLLADKGRTVTLYRTPALAEGRYLLTATDSAGNVGRDTVAVRFQGTAPARRGPAYTVEGTPREVYRQGQVRFQFNEPIQLAAASKSFGTLVEDSVKRRPLRLPQDGTLSPDRRTLAVELNTTARQTVTLALDSTAIRSITGQSLGLRPLRLRVTDQATTGTLSGPISTRHTRYEVQLLDANGQVVSALPSPRGTYRFNHLAPGTYRLRVLIDANQDGRWQGGDPSLRQSAEPMYLLPKPLEIRANWDQVEALQF is encoded by the coding sequence ATGCTCCTAACTGCCCGCACTGTTTCTTCTCTAGTTGCTTTTACTGCCGCCACGCTGCTAAGTGGCTGCGCGGCCATCAGCTCGCCCGAGGGCGGGGCCCGCGACACCAAGGCGCCGGAGCTGGTGCGCAGCGTGCCGGCCAACAGGGCCCGCAACGTGCGGGGCCAGGAAGTGCGGCTGGAGTTTTCGGAGCAGGTGCAGGTGAAGGACCTGCCCAAAAACCTAATTGTAGCCCCGCTGCTGCGCGAAGACAACCCCTACAAGCTGCGGGAGGAGCGCAATGCGGTAAGCCTGGTGTTTGAAAAACCCTTCGAGCCCAACACCACCTACTCCTTCAACTTCGGCGAGGCCATCAGCGACATTACCGAAAGCAACGTGGCTCGCGGGGCAGTCGTCAGCTTCAGCACTGGGGCCCAGCTCGACTCGGGCTCGGTGCGCGGCTCGGTTACGGACCTGCTCAGCGGGCAGCCCGCCGCCGGGGCGGCCGTGGTGCTCTACCCCGAAACCGATACGGCCAACGTGCGGCGTGGGCGCCCCACCTACCTGGCCCGCACCGACAAGCAGGGCGCCTTCAGCCTCCAGAACCTGAAGGAAGGCCGCTACCGCCTGTTTGCCCTGGCCGACAAAAACCAGAACACCCGCTACGACGAAGGGGAGCGAATCGCCTACCTGCCCGAGCCCATCCTGGTTCGGCCCGGCCTCGACACGCTGCGCCTGCGCCTGACCCGGCCCGATGCCCGCCGGCCCTTGGTGACCACCCAGAAACCCGGCCCCACCGACTTTCAGGTGTCGTACAACGAGGGCCTGACCCAGGCCCAGCTGCTCCCGCTGGGAGCCGCCACCGCCCCGCCGGCCCTCACCGAAGCCCTGTTGCTGGCCGACAAAGGCCGCACCGTGACCTTGTACCGCACGCCGGCCCTTGCGGAAGGCCGCTACCTGCTCACGGCCACCGACAGCGCCGGTAACGTGGGCCGCGACACAGTGGCGGTGCGCTTCCAGGGCACGGCCCCGGCCCGGCGCGGCCCGGCGTACACCGTAGAAGGCACCCCGCGCGAAGTCTACCGCCAGGGCCAGGTTCGGTTTCAGTTCAACGAGCCTATCCAGCTGGCCGCCGCCAGCAAGTCGTTCGGCACGCTGGTAGAAGACTCGGTGAAGCGGCGGCCCCTGCGCCTGCCCCAGGATGGCACCCTCAGCCCCGACCGGCGCACCCTGGCCGTGGAGCTTAACACCACGGCTCGCCAGACGGTGACGCTGGCACTCGACAGCACCGCTATTCGCAGCATCACGGGCCAGTCGCTGGGGCTGCGGCCTCTGCGGCTGCGGGTTACGGACCAGGCCACCACGGGCACGCTCAGCGGCCCCATCAGCACGCGTCACACCCGCTACGAGGTGCAGCTGCTCGACGCCAACGGCCAAGTTGTATCGGCTCTGCCCAGTCCTCGTGGCACCTACCGCTTCAATCACCTGGCGCCCGGCACCTACCGCCTGCGCGTGCTCATCGACGCCAACCAGGACGGCCGCTGGCAGGGCGGCGACCCCAGCTTGCGCCAATCCGCCGAGCCCATGTACCTCTTGCCCAAGCCCCTGGAAATCCGGGCCAACTGGGACCAGGTAGAAGCCTTGCAGTTTTAA
- a CDS encoding ATP-binding protein, protein MKQVKIQIPSLVENIRVVESFIDNSKDAFHIEDDIYGNIMVAVTEAVNNAIRHGNKFDKDKNVFLSLFVDQDRVKFEIEDEGSGFDYTNLLDPTAPENLENPGGRGIFLIRHLADEVEFTKEGRNVQLTFMLPTPSSSETAFNGATSASASN, encoded by the coding sequence ATGAAGCAGGTTAAAATTCAAATTCCTTCCTTGGTCGAGAATATTCGCGTGGTAGAGAGTTTCATCGACAACTCGAAGGATGCGTTTCACATCGAAGACGACATTTACGGCAATATCATGGTGGCCGTAACCGAGGCGGTAAACAATGCCATCCGCCACGGCAACAAGTTCGATAAAGACAAAAACGTGTTCCTGTCCCTGTTTGTGGACCAGGACCGGGTGAAGTTTGAAATCGAGGACGAAGGCTCGGGCTTCGATTACACTAACCTGCTTGACCCTACGGCCCCCGAAAACCTGGAAAACCCCGGTGGCCGCGGCATCTTCCTCATTCGCCACCTGGCCGACGAGGTGGAGTTTACCAAAGAAGGCCGCAACGTGCAGCTCACGTTTATGCTGCCCACGCCTTCTAGCTCCGAAACTGCCTTCAACGGCGCCACCTCGGCTTCTGCCAGCAACTAA
- a CDS encoding class I SAM-dependent methyltransferase: protein MIYERLEKCPVCGKTEFRNKLIVEDKSVSKESFAIQQCTACTFQFTNPRPSAAGIGRYYESEEYVSHNSGAGGVINQAYKVARFFTMRRKVALVNQQAPRKGRLLDYGCGTGHFLAAAKANGWQVAGLEPNPRARQEASQRVGQPIGTKGLSEFDSETFDAITLWHVLEHVHELNDTLRQLINLLRPDGALLIAVPNVDSLDAQHYRQDWAAYDVPRHLYHFSPRTMTQLLKKHKLEVQQVLPMPLDAYYVSMLSEKHRAERGGGLLAVLKAGYQSNRYAATHDGQYSSLIYVARKR from the coding sequence GTGATTTACGAGCGTCTGGAGAAGTGCCCGGTGTGCGGCAAAACCGAGTTTCGCAACAAGCTAATCGTAGAAGATAAGTCGGTCAGCAAGGAAAGCTTTGCCATTCAGCAGTGCACGGCGTGCACGTTTCAGTTCACGAATCCTCGTCCCAGCGCGGCCGGCATTGGGCGCTATTACGAGTCGGAGGAGTACGTGTCGCACAACAGCGGGGCGGGCGGGGTCATCAACCAAGCCTACAAGGTGGCTCGGTTTTTTACCATGCGCCGCAAGGTGGCCCTCGTGAACCAGCAGGCTCCGCGTAAGGGCCGCCTCTTGGATTACGGCTGCGGCACGGGGCATTTTCTGGCGGCAGCTAAAGCCAACGGCTGGCAAGTGGCCGGCCTGGAGCCCAACCCTCGCGCCCGGCAGGAGGCCAGCCAGCGTGTGGGCCAGCCCATCGGCACCAAAGGCCTTTCGGAATTCGACTCGGAAACCTTTGACGCCATTACGCTCTGGCACGTGCTGGAACACGTGCACGAGCTGAACGATACCCTGCGCCAGCTCATCAACCTGCTCCGGCCCGACGGCGCCCTGCTGATAGCCGTGCCCAACGTGGACAGCCTCGACGCCCAGCACTACCGCCAGGACTGGGCCGCCTACGATGTGCCCCGCCACCTCTACCACTTCAGCCCCCGCACCATGACCCAGCTGCTGAAAAAGCACAAGCTGGAGGTGCAGCAGGTGCTGCCCATGCCCCTGGATGCCTACTACGTGAGCATGCTCAGCGAAAAGCACCGCGCCGAGCGGGGCGGCGGCTTGCTCGCCGTGCTCAAGGCCGGCTACCAGTCGAACCGCTACGCCGCCACCCACGACGGGCAGTATTCCAGCCTGATTTACGTGGCCCGCAAACGATAA
- a CDS encoding DUF4175 domain-containing protein, which translates to MVVEKDPATHRGALDDVLARLDAFKRKFYLSLLVRGLLVAGGLVLSLFLLFNLLEYFLYLPTWVRAGLLFGFVAAVLYAVGRWVWQPLAALTNLRRMLSDEQAARRVGELFPQVQDKLLNALQLRGQAQENALLAASLEQRAGQLRGLEFTQGINLKAQTRPLWKYVAVPGAVVVLLLLIYPSLFVQGTERILNYNRHYSPPAPFRFVVENKNLTAFKGEDFTLDVAVEGEALPNEISIVYEGRERRLTRTAAGHFRYDFRQLRRSVEFQLSAAGFSSAEYDLTVRERPNLRDFLVRVSYPAYLGRPAETIRNTGNLTVPEGSDLRWEFSTEATDQLQLKFQNPDETVAATADAEAFRLSRRALRSQTYSVHLRNAVSPNRDPIEYQLTVIPDQVPEVTLESFQDTTSRRFLALGGTTRDDYGLSRLQLHYRVLSKAKPNAAYQTRALPLGQGPSQTYAYQWDVRPLNLRPGDRLEYFVQVWDNDGVHGPKAARSRTAEFRLPSRTELRQQLASQSQAVQSQLSQAAQESKKMERELAKAEDKLKVKRDLNFQDRKQLRDMLEQKQQMDQAMDELKRQFEQLQDQQNQLDPQKNEELAEKAKELQKLMETLLDPETKKLYEELQKLLEQQQQDQNQPEMQKLLQQLENKEQTLQKELERALEMFKQLQFEQKQDQALEKLQQLAQQEQKLADETQKNDKQNPDNKLSNEQQKAKNEQLKQQQAEQQQQFQELKQDLKDMKELDQQLDGENGADEMKDEQQQVDEQMEQSQQQLGKNQNQKASQSQRQAAQQLQKMAQQMQQQMNEEEQDQQQENIDDLRDILENLLKLSFDQEGLMKQFRQVDQSDPRFVQLGQTQRKLKDDARVVQDSLYALAKRVFQIQSFVTREVGEMNGRMDESLDHIRQRNVGRATSSQQLAMTSMNNLALMLNDALQQMQEQQRQSQQQQQQGGGKPGRKKKKGSSAGEGQLGRMQQQLNQQIQQLQQSGKQGRALSEELAKLAGQQQMLRQAMQELERMQQKGGGKPQNSKDGKGQDGAGGLGDVKKMMEQTETDLVNKRLTEQTILRQRQILTRLLEAEKSARERDQDDKREAQTAQNRPPVFPPAFRQYQRQQTRQTELLRTVPPALTPYYQREVSEYFQKMK; encoded by the coding sequence ATGGTAGTGGAGAAAGACCCCGCAACACATCGGGGGGCCCTGGACGATGTACTGGCCCGCCTCGACGCGTTTAAGCGCAAATTTTACCTGAGCCTGCTGGTGCGCGGCCTGCTGGTGGCCGGCGGCCTCGTGCTCAGCCTGTTCCTGCTGTTCAACCTGCTCGAATACTTCCTGTACCTGCCCACCTGGGTGCGGGCCGGGCTGCTGTTCGGCTTCGTGGCCGCGGTGCTCTACGCGGTGGGGCGCTGGGTGTGGCAGCCCTTAGCGGCTCTCACCAACCTGCGGCGCATGCTGAGCGACGAGCAGGCCGCCCGCCGGGTAGGGGAGTTGTTTCCGCAGGTGCAGGATAAGCTGCTGAACGCCCTGCAACTGCGCGGGCAGGCCCAGGAAAACGCTCTGCTGGCCGCCAGCCTGGAGCAGCGAGCCGGGCAGCTGCGCGGCCTGGAGTTCACCCAAGGCATCAACCTCAAGGCCCAGACCCGGCCCCTGTGGAAGTACGTGGCCGTGCCCGGCGCCGTGGTGGTGCTCCTGTTGCTCATCTACCCCAGCCTGTTTGTGCAGGGCACCGAGCGGATTCTGAACTACAACCGCCACTACAGCCCGCCCGCGCCCTTCCGGTTTGTGGTCGAGAATAAGAATCTGACGGCCTTCAAGGGCGAAGATTTCACCCTCGACGTGGCCGTGGAAGGGGAGGCCCTGCCTAATGAAATCAGCATTGTGTACGAGGGGCGGGAGCGGCGCCTGACCCGCACGGCCGCGGGTCACTTCCGCTACGACTTCCGCCAGCTGCGCCGCAGCGTGGAGTTTCAGCTTTCGGCGGCCGGCTTTTCTTCGGCCGAGTACGACCTCACGGTGCGGGAGCGGCCCAACCTGCGCGACTTTCTGGTGCGCGTGAGCTACCCCGCCTACCTGGGCCGCCCCGCCGAAACCATCCGCAACACCGGCAACCTCACCGTGCCCGAGGGCTCGGACCTGCGCTGGGAGTTCAGCACCGAGGCCACCGACCAGCTCCAGCTGAAATTTCAGAATCCCGACGAAACCGTGGCGGCTACCGCCGATGCTGAGGCCTTTCGCCTTAGCCGCCGGGCCCTGCGCAGCCAGACCTATTCGGTGCACCTGCGCAACGCCGTCAGTCCCAACCGGGACCCCATCGAGTACCAGCTCACCGTCATACCAGACCAGGTGCCCGAAGTAACCCTGGAGAGCTTCCAGGACACCACTTCCCGGCGCTTCCTGGCCCTGGGCGGCACCACCCGCGACGACTACGGCCTCTCGCGCCTGCAACTCCATTACCGCGTGCTGAGCAAGGCTAAACCTAACGCAGCCTACCAGACCCGCGCCCTGCCCCTGGGCCAGGGCCCCAGCCAGACCTACGCCTACCAGTGGGACGTGCGTCCCCTGAACCTGCGTCCCGGCGACCGGCTGGAGTACTTCGTGCAGGTGTGGGACAACGACGGCGTGCACGGCCCCAAAGCCGCCCGCAGCCGCACCGCCGAGTTCCGCCTGCCCTCGCGCACCGAGCTGCGCCAGCAGCTGGCCTCACAGAGCCAGGCCGTGCAAAGCCAGCTCAGCCAGGCCGCTCAGGAGTCGAAGAAGATGGAGCGGGAGCTGGCCAAGGCCGAGGACAAGCTGAAGGTGAAGCGCGACCTGAACTTCCAGGACCGCAAGCAGCTGCGCGACATGCTGGAGCAAAAGCAGCAGATGGACCAGGCTATGGACGAGCTGAAGCGCCAGTTTGAGCAGCTTCAGGATCAGCAAAACCAGCTCGACCCCCAGAAAAACGAGGAGTTGGCCGAGAAAGCCAAGGAGCTGCAGAAGCTCATGGAAACCCTGCTGGACCCCGAAACCAAGAAGCTCTACGAGGAGCTGCAAAAGCTGCTGGAGCAGCAACAGCAGGACCAGAACCAGCCCGAGATGCAGAAGCTCCTGCAACAGCTCGAAAACAAAGAGCAAACCCTGCAGAAAGAGCTGGAGCGCGCCCTCGAAATGTTCAAGCAGCTGCAGTTTGAGCAGAAGCAGGACCAGGCCCTGGAGAAGCTCCAGCAGCTAGCCCAGCAGGAGCAGAAGCTGGCCGACGAAACCCAGAAAAACGACAAGCAGAACCCCGACAATAAGCTGTCGAACGAGCAGCAAAAGGCCAAAAACGAACAACTCAAGCAGCAGCAGGCCGAGCAGCAGCAGCAGTTTCAGGAGCTGAAGCAGGACCTCAAGGACATGAAGGAGCTGGACCAGCAGCTCGACGGCGAGAACGGCGCCGACGAGATGAAGGACGAGCAGCAGCAGGTAGACGAGCAGATGGAGCAAAGCCAGCAGCAGCTCGGCAAAAACCAGAACCAGAAAGCCAGCCAGAGCCAGCGCCAGGCCGCCCAGCAGCTCCAGAAAATGGCTCAGCAGATGCAGCAGCAGATGAACGAGGAAGAACAGGACCAGCAGCAGGAGAACATCGACGACCTGCGCGACATCCTCGAAAACCTGCTCAAGCTAAGCTTCGACCAGGAAGGCCTGATGAAGCAGTTCCGCCAAGTGGACCAGAGCGACCCGCGCTTCGTGCAGCTCGGCCAGACCCAGCGCAAGCTCAAGGACGATGCCCGCGTGGTGCAGGACTCCCTGTATGCCCTGGCTAAGCGCGTGTTCCAGATTCAGAGCTTCGTGACCCGCGAAGTGGGCGAGATGAACGGCCGCATGGACGAAAGCCTCGACCACATCCGCCAGCGCAACGTGGGCCGGGCCACCAGCTCCCAGCAGCTGGCCATGACCTCCATGAACAACCTGGCCCTCATGCTCAACGACGCCCTCCAGCAGATGCAGGAGCAGCAGCGCCAGAGCCAGCAGCAACAGCAGCAGGGCGGCGGCAAGCCCGGCCGCAAAAAGAAGAAGGGCAGCAGCGCCGGCGAAGGGCAGCTGGGCCGCATGCAGCAACAGCTCAACCAGCAGATTCAGCAGCTCCAGCAGAGCGGCAAGCAGGGCCGGGCCTTGTCCGAGGAGTTAGCCAAGCTGGCCGGGCAGCAGCAGATGCTGCGCCAGGCCATGCAGGAGCTGGAGCGCATGCAACAGAAAGGCGGCGGCAAACCCCAGAACAGCAAGGACGGCAAAGGCCAGGACGGCGCCGGCGGCCTCGGCGACGTGAAAAAAATGATGGAACAAACCGAAACCGACCTCGTAAACAAGCGGCTGACGGAGCAAACCATTCTGCGCCAGCGCCAAATCCTGACTCGCTTGCTCGAAGCCGAGAAATCGGCGCGGGAGCGGGACCAGGACGACAAGCGCGAGGCCCAGACGGCCCAGAACCGCCCGCCCGTGTTTCCGCCGGCGTTTCGGCAGTACCAGCGCCAGCAAACCCGGCAAACCGAGCTGCTCCGCACCGTGCCGCCGGCCCTCACTCCGTACTACCAGCGCGAGGTGAGTGAGTATTTTCAAAAAATGAAATAG
- the ybeY gene encoding rRNA maturation RNase YbeY gives MSDLPTGPDAGQEHDDFGRDEGPGIEFLVEDVEFELADAEELTSWVERVAEVHEHEIVQLTYIFCSDEYLHKVNLEYLNHDTYTDVITFDNADDADIIEGDIFISVDRVRENARQLGVPFRDELHRVMIHGVLHLLGYADKDLLSQTAMRKKEDDCLLLRTF, from the coding sequence ATGAGCGACCTTCCGACCGGGCCCGACGCAGGCCAGGAGCACGACGACTTCGGCCGCGACGAGGGGCCGGGCATTGAGTTTTTGGTGGAAGACGTGGAGTTTGAGCTGGCCGACGCCGAGGAGCTTACTTCCTGGGTGGAGCGGGTAGCTGAGGTGCACGAGCACGAAATCGTGCAGCTCACCTACATATTTTGCTCCGACGAGTACCTGCACAAGGTCAACCTGGAGTACCTCAACCACGACACCTACACCGACGTCATCACCTTCGACAACGCCGACGACGCCGACATCATCGAGGGCGACATCTTTATTTCGGTGGACCGGGTGCGCGAAAATGCCCGCCAGCTCGGTGTGCCGTTCCGCGACGAGTTGCACCGCGTCATGATTCACGGCGTGCTCCACCTGCTCGGCTACGCCGACAAGGACCTGCTCAGCCAGACCGCCATGCGCAAAAAGGAAGACGACTGCCTGCTGCTGCGCACGTTCTAA
- the mnmG gene encoding tRNA uridine-5-carboxymethylaminomethyl(34) synthesis enzyme MnmG, whose product MFQQEEYDVIVVGAGHAGCEAAAAAANMGSKVLLVTMNMNTIAQMSCNPAMGGVAKGQIVREVDALGGQSGIITDKTMIQFRMLNRSKGPAMWSPRAQSDRMRFAEEWRLTLEQTPNVDFWQEAVTGLLVENDTVVGVKTQLGIEFRGRAVVLTNGTFLNGLIHIGEKNFGGGRAAEKGSTGITEQLKELGFEAGRMKTGTPPRVDGRTLDYSRMEEQPGDQVPSKFSYLDTPPLARQRPCYITYTNVEVHEILKEGFEKSPMFQGRIKGLGPRYCPSVEDKINRFADKDRHQIFVEPEGWSTVEVYVNGFSSSLPEDVQYRALRKIVGFERAKMFRPGYAIEYDFFPPTQLQLTLETKRIRNLYFAGQINGTTGYEEAACQGLMAGINAHNRVHGKAPFILKRSEAYIGVLIDDLVNKGTDEPYRMFTSRAEHRLLLRQDNADLRLTRLGYELGLASEERLQRVREKESQTADVVELLKSFGIEPRDINGWLQEIGSATIQEKTRAVNLLRRPGVDLAALARVLPGLTLALAPYRPEALEQAEILVKYEAYLEKEHQQAARVQELENFQIRGRLDYHAMPALSHEAREKLLRIQPETLGQASRISGVSPADVSVLMVYLGR is encoded by the coding sequence ATGTTTCAGCAAGAAGAGTACGACGTCATTGTAGTAGGAGCGGGGCACGCCGGCTGCGAAGCTGCCGCGGCGGCGGCCAACATGGGCTCCAAGGTCCTGCTCGTGACCATGAACATGAACACCATTGCGCAGATGTCGTGCAACCCGGCCATGGGCGGGGTGGCTAAGGGGCAGATTGTGCGCGAGGTGGACGCCTTGGGCGGGCAGTCGGGCATCATTACCGACAAGACCATGATTCAGTTTCGGATGCTGAACCGCTCCAAGGGCCCGGCCATGTGGAGCCCCCGCGCCCAGAGTGACCGGATGCGCTTTGCTGAGGAGTGGCGCCTGACGCTGGAACAAACCCCCAACGTGGACTTCTGGCAGGAAGCTGTAACCGGGCTGCTGGTGGAAAACGACACGGTGGTAGGCGTAAAAACCCAGCTCGGCATCGAGTTTCGGGGCCGGGCGGTGGTCCTGACCAACGGCACCTTCCTCAACGGCCTTATTCACATTGGCGAGAAAAACTTTGGCGGGGGCCGCGCCGCCGAAAAGGGCAGCACTGGCATTACGGAGCAGCTCAAGGAGCTGGGTTTCGAGGCGGGCCGCATGAAAACCGGCACGCCTCCGCGCGTAGACGGCCGCACCCTCGACTACTCCCGCATGGAGGAGCAGCCCGGCGACCAGGTGCCCAGCAAGTTCAGCTACCTTGACACGCCCCCGCTGGCCCGGCAGCGCCCCTGCTACATCACCTACACCAACGTTGAGGTGCACGAAATCCTGAAGGAGGGCTTCGAGAAGTCGCCTATGTTCCAGGGCCGCATCAAGGGGCTGGGGCCGCGGTACTGCCCCAGCGTGGAAGACAAAATCAACCGCTTCGCCGACAAGGACCGCCACCAGATTTTTGTGGAACCCGAGGGCTGGAGCACGGTAGAAGTGTACGTGAACGGCTTCAGCAGCTCTTTGCCCGAGGACGTGCAGTACCGCGCCCTACGCAAGATTGTGGGCTTTGAGCGGGCCAAGATGTTCCGGCCCGGCTACGCCATCGAGTACGACTTCTTCCCGCCCACTCAGCTCCAGCTCACGCTGGAAACCAAGCGGATTAGAAACCTCTACTTCGCGGGCCAAATCAACGGCACCACGGGCTACGAGGAGGCCGCCTGCCAGGGCCTAATGGCCGGCATCAACGCCCACAACCGCGTGCACGGCAAGGCGCCCTTCATCCTCAAGCGCAGCGAGGCCTACATCGGCGTACTCATCGACGACCTCGTCAACAAAGGCACCGACGAGCCCTACCGCATGTTTACGAGCCGCGCCGAACACCGCCTGCTCCTGCGCCAGGACAACGCCGACCTGCGTCTCACCCGCCTGGGCTACGAGCTGGGCCTGGCCTCGGAGGAGCGCCTGCAGCGCGTGCGCGAAAAGGAAAGCCAGACCGCCGACGTAGTGGAGCTGCTGAAAAGCTTCGGCATCGAGCCCCGCGACATCAACGGCTGGCTCCAGGAAATCGGCTCGGCCACGATTCAGGAGAAAACCCGCGCCGTAAACCTGCTGCGCCGCCCCGGCGTGGACCTAGCGGCCCTGGCCCGCGTGCTGCCCGGCCTCACCCTGGCCCTGGCCCCGTACCGCCCCGAGGCCCTGGAGCAGGCCGAAATTCTGGTGAAGTACGAGGCCTACCTGGAGAAAGAGCACCAGCAGGCCGCCCGCGTGCAGGAGCTGGAGAACTTCCAGATTCGGGGCCGCCTCGACTACCACGCCATGCCCGCCCTCTCGCACGAGGCCCGCGAGAAGCTGCTCCGCATCCAGCCCGAAACCCTGGGCCAGGCCTCCCGCATCAGCGGCGTAAGCCCGGCCGACGTTTCGGTGTTAATGGTGTATTTAGGACGATAA